CCAGGTTACCTGGCCGTCGTCCAGCACCAGGCCCACCGAGACCGCCTCGGCCGGCTCGCGCACGAAGCGGAAGCCGGGCGTGACCGCCGGCGCGGTGTAGCGCTCTTCGACCGGGATATGGCGCGCCTGAAGCGCGGCCAGGTCCTCGTAGTAATAGCCGCCAGAGGCCGGCACAGCCAGCACCCGCACGATGCGCGTCATGCGGAAGAATCCCCTCCGGAGGAGAGCGGTTCCATGCGGATGGCCTGGGTGGGGCAGGTGTTGGCACACAGCCCACAGCCCCAGCAGAGCGCCGGCTCATACACCACGTTGCGGCGCTCCTTCCCCTCCACCATAACAGTGGTTCCATCGAACGAGAAGGCGCCGAAATGACAGCGCCGCACGCAGGCGCCGCACAGATTGCACCTGTCCCGGTCATACGCGGCGACATAGCGCGAGCGCGGCCAGGTTCCCTTGCTCCCCAGCATGCCGGCGGCGCGGAAGGGATAGCAGTCGCAGGCACAGCAGTTGCAGATGGCGGTCAGGCCGTGTTCCCGCCAGTCCGGGTCGGCCGTGTGCATCAGGCCCTTTTTGTCCGCCCAGCGGAGCAGTTGGCGCGCTTCCTCGGAAGTGATCCGCCGGCCGTGCCCCCGCGCCAGCATGCCGCGCGCCAAGTCATCCATCCAGATGCAGACCTCAATAGGGCGGTCGCAGTGTTCGCCGGCCAGCCGGCAGTCGCACGGCAGGACGATGATCTCCTGGGCCGCCTCGACCATCTCCTCGACTTCCGGCAGGAGCATCACCGCGTCGTTGTGCAGATGCGCTTCGGTCTCCTCGCCGCGCATGCGCGCCTCGACCGTCGGGCGCACCCGGGCGGCGTATTCGCGCACATAGCGCTCATCCAGGGCACGGCGGGCCTCCGCCGGCAACTGCTTCCATTCGCCGAAGCGGATGAAATAGTCGAGGCGGGTGTAGAAATCGGCCGGCGCATATCGGAGGCCGTCTTCTCCCTCCTGCTTATGCACCACGCCGCGCTGATAACAGCGTTCGAGGAACGCCGCGGCCTCCGCCGGCGCCATCCCCAGACGTTCGGCAACCTCTTCGACCGCCAGCGCCTGTCCGCGCATGGCGACGATGAGGCGCATTTCCGGCTCTTCCACGATGCGCTCGATATACGGCTGGGCCACGTCCCAGACATCAAAGGCTTTCACAAACTCCTCAACCAGCGGCATGCGCTCCTCCACCAGGTACGGATGAGGCCGGCGCCTGCAGGGCCATATACGCCGCCGCGGCGCACCAGCCGATGAACAGCCAGAAGAGGGTCACCGAATGCGGGAAGTCAAAGTTGAAGAAATAATGGTCCAGGACGCCGGCCACCAGCGCGCCGGAAAGGCCGGCCCAGGCGCCCAGCATCAGCGGTTCCAGCTCTTCATCTCCCTGGGCGCGCACGCGCCGCCATCCCCGCCAGACCGCCAGGTACAGCCGCACCAGGAACAGCAGGAACACGCCCACCCCGACCAGACCCATCTGTTCGGCCATCAGCAGATAGGCGCTGGAGACGCCCAAATAGGTGTCAATATCGGGGGTGCCGGCGAATCCCACGCCGAACCAGGGGTAGCGGGAGATGAGGATGAGGGCATCCTTGTACTCGCCCAGGCGCATCTGCGTGGCGCGGTCCTGCGCCTGTAACCCCTCGATCAGGCGCGTCACATAGTCCTGGGTCTGCGGGAGCAGGAGGAAAAGCAGGCCGGCGATGACC
This genomic window from Anaerolineae bacterium contains:
- a CDS encoding 4Fe-4S binding protein → MPLVEEFVKAFDVWDVAQPYIERIVEEPEMRLIVAMRGQALAVEEVAERLGMAPAEAAAFLERCYQRGVVHKQEGEDGLRYAPADFYTRLDYFIRFGEWKQLPAEARRALDERYVREYAARVRPTVEARMRGEETEAHLHNDAVMLLPEVEEMVEAAQEIIVLPCDCRLAGEHCDRPIEVCIWMDDLARGMLARGHGRRITSEEARQLLRWADKKGLMHTADPDWREHGLTAICNCCACDCYPFRAAGMLGSKGTWPRSRYVAAYDRDRCNLCGACVRRCHFGAFSFDGTTVMVEGKERRNVVYEPALCWGCGLCANTCPTQAIRMEPLSSGGDSSA